In Parasegetibacter sp. NRK P23, a single genomic region encodes these proteins:
- a CDS encoding PAS domain-containing sensor histidine kinase, with protein MQILIHKKFQLTGAYIVLALGIALQAFFPQKGLLAMGAMIAVLLSAFPSRMKHTVAIGSIAIAALFFFNLKQHDFERLNISGMELFLVLGVLLSILIVLANQKEKITTEKSLRELESLFQYSTIGMVITNQKGQILDFNQCAQGYFGYTKDELRGKNVELLLPGRFREKHVGYREKFHEHPAPRTMGAGRDLHARKKNGEEFPVEVSLSHYTSGKETYVIAYVIDITVRKKNEAIVLAQKQALEETTRQISEMNHALESRVEGRTRMLQETLAALEESKMELSEALEKEKELSDLKSRFVTMASHEFRTPLSAILSSAYLLEQYNLQPEQEEKRWKHIQRIRESVSGMKGILEDFLSLGKLEEGVVKPNPELRSLSDLVAETMHWIEDMQPLTKKGQTLHVESEGAGDVWVDTALLKNIFINLVSNAIKFSGENQEINIRLKNDAGYFSLSVADKGMGISEEDQVHLFERFFRARNAGNIQGTGLGLHIVQRYADLLNGNIGFTSKLGEGSEFRFILPPPSHEHSNLNG; from the coding sequence ATGCAGATTCTCATCCATAAGAAATTTCAGCTTACCGGCGCCTACATTGTACTGGCTTTAGGTATTGCGTTGCAGGCTTTTTTTCCACAGAAGGGCCTGCTGGCCATGGGGGCTATGATCGCGGTTTTATTGTCCGCATTTCCATCGCGCATGAAGCATACCGTTGCCATTGGCAGCATCGCCATCGCGGCTTTGTTTTTCTTCAACCTGAAGCAACATGATTTTGAAAGGCTGAACATCTCGGGTATGGAACTTTTCCTGGTGCTTGGCGTATTGCTCTCCATACTCATCGTGCTGGCCAATCAGAAAGAAAAGATCACTACTGAAAAGAGTTTAAGGGAACTGGAATCGCTCTTCCAGTATTCAACCATAGGGATGGTGATCACTAACCAGAAAGGGCAGATACTGGATTTCAACCAGTGCGCGCAAGGTTATTTTGGTTATACGAAGGATGAATTGAGGGGGAAGAATGTGGAACTGCTGTTGCCTGGAAGGTTCCGTGAAAAACATGTGGGCTACCGCGAAAAATTCCATGAGCATCCGGCTCCCAGGACGATGGGGGCCGGACGTGATCTGCATGCCCGAAAAAAGAATGGGGAGGAGTTTCCTGTAGAAGTGAGTCTGAGCCACTATACCTCCGGAAAAGAAACTTACGTGATCGCTTATGTGATCGACATCACCGTGCGGAAGAAAAACGAAGCTATTGTGCTGGCGCAGAAACAGGCCCTGGAAGAAACCACCCGCCAGATTTCTGAAATGAACCACGCCCTGGAAAGCAGGGTGGAGGGGCGCACCAGAATGCTGCAGGAAACACTGGCCGCGCTGGAAGAATCAAAAATGGAACTGAGCGAGGCGCTGGAAAAAGAAAAAGAACTGAGCGACCTGAAATCGCGTTTCGTCACCATGGCTTCCCACGAGTTCCGTACACCACTCAGCGCCATTCTTTCCTCCGCCTACCTGCTGGAACAATACAACCTGCAGCCGGAACAGGAAGAAAAAAGATGGAAACATATTCAGCGGATACGCGAATCCGTTAGCGGTATGAAAGGAATTCTGGAAGATTTTCTTTCGTTGGGTAAGCTGGAAGAAGGTGTCGTGAAACCCAATCCTGAATTGAGGTCATTATCCGATCTGGTCGCTGAAACCATGCACTGGATAGAAGATATGCAGCCGCTCACCAAAAAAGGGCAGACCCTGCACGTTGAATCGGAGGGGGCTGGCGATGTTTGGGTAGACACCGCCCTGTTGAAAAACATCTTCATCAACCTGGTATCAAACGCCATCAAATTTTCCGGTGAAAACCAGGAAATCAATATCCGGTTGAAAAATGATGCAGGGTATTTTAGTCTGAGCGTAGCCGATAAAGGAATGGGTATTTCCGAAGAGGATCAGGTGCATCTTTTTGAACGTTTCTTCCGCGCCAGGAACGCCGGTAACATTCAGGGAACCGGGCTCGGATTGCATATAGTTCAGCGGTACGCCGACCTGCTGAACGGTAACATCGGATTTACCAGTAAACTCGGGGAAGGGAGCGAATTCCGTTTTATCCTGCCGCCTCCATCCCATGAACATTCAAACCTGAACGGATGA
- a CDS encoding YciI family protein: MKKFLLLLHEDLTKLNALSPKEMQEIANAHFTWANKLAEAGHFISGDGLSEKGVLIAGKDCVIKDGPYLESKEIIGGYYLLQADDLQTAVELAKSCPTHLFGGTTEIRPIMEMEDYGL; encoded by the coding sequence ATGAAAAAATTCTTATTGTTACTGCACGAAGATCTCACGAAACTAAACGCATTGTCTCCAAAGGAAATGCAGGAAATTGCCAATGCGCATTTTACCTGGGCGAACAAACTGGCTGAAGCGGGACATTTTATTTCAGGCGATGGGTTGAGTGAAAAAGGTGTTTTGATTGCAGGGAAAGATTGCGTCATTAAAGATGGCCCCTACCTGGAATCGAAAGAAATTATCGGCGGATACTATTTACTACAGGCAGATGATCTGCAAACGGCGGTAGAACTGGCCAAGTCTTGCCCGACCCACCTCTTTGGCGGAACCACCGAAATCCGCCCGATCATGGAAATGGAGGACTATGGGTTATGA
- a CDS encoding response regulator, which produces MKKILIIEDHDDVRENTAEILELARYEVATAENGKLGVEKALQDPPDLIICDIMMPVLDGYGVLHLLAKHENTAGIPFIFLSAKSEKTDVRKGMELGADDYLTKPFEGSELLKAVETRLRKTDAFRKTFANNLEGVNSFMEEAGKSGKVALTSSEREIVSLKKKHLVFSEGRRPGFLYFVVSGKVKLYKVHDGGKELITGVFSDGEFFGYHAILEDGVYTENAQVLEDAELMLIPRTDFIALVENDREIARRFIRLLTSHIHENERKLLDMAYSSLRRKVASGLLDLAHKFSPGNEEAGFLDISRENLSQYIGSATESLVRTLSDFRAEKLIDIAEGKIKLLNVSKLKSMAN; this is translated from the coding sequence ATGAAAAAAATCCTGATCATAGAGGACCACGATGATGTACGCGAGAATACCGCGGAGATACTTGAGCTCGCACGCTACGAAGTGGCCACTGCCGAAAACGGTAAGCTGGGTGTGGAGAAAGCGTTGCAGGATCCGCCCGATCTCATCATCTGTGATATTATGATGCCCGTGCTTGACGGGTATGGCGTGTTGCACCTGCTCGCGAAGCACGAGAACACCGCCGGTATACCGTTTATCTTCCTCAGCGCGAAATCTGAAAAAACTGATGTCAGAAAAGGTATGGAACTGGGCGCCGACGATTACCTCACCAAACCCTTTGAGGGCAGCGAACTCCTGAAAGCCGTTGAAACCCGGCTCCGGAAAACAGACGCTTTCAGGAAGACTTTCGCCAACAACCTCGAAGGGGTGAACAGTTTTATGGAAGAAGCCGGGAAATCCGGGAAAGTGGCGCTCACCTCTTCCGAAAGAGAGATCGTATCGTTGAAGAAGAAACACCTCGTTTTTTCGGAGGGTCGTCGTCCGGGGTTTCTGTACTTTGTGGTATCCGGGAAAGTGAAGTTGTACAAGGTGCACGATGGCGGGAAGGAACTGATCACCGGCGTGTTTTCAGATGGTGAATTTTTCGGTTACCACGCCATACTGGAAGATGGGGTGTACACGGAGAACGCCCAGGTGCTGGAAGATGCTGAACTGATGTTGATCCCGCGCACGGATTTTATCGCGCTCGTAGAAAACGACCGGGAGATCGCCAGACGGTTCATCCGTCTGCTCACCAGCCATATTCACGAGAACGAACGCAAACTGCTGGATATGGCTTACAGTTCCCTGCGTCGTAAAGTGGCCAGCGGTCTGCTCGACCTGGCCCATAAATTCTCTCCCGGCAATGAAGAAGCGGGATTCCTGGATATTTCCAGGGAGAACCTATCCCAATACATTGGCTCCGCCACAGAATCACTGGTGCGTACGCTAAGTGATTTCCGGGCGGAGAAATTAATTGATATAGCGGAGGGGAAAATAAAATTGCTGAACGTGTCTAAGCTCAAGTCGATGGCAAACTAA
- a CDS encoding glutamate-5-semialdehyde dehydrogenase, whose protein sequence is MDHNANFIKARQAARKLVVLEEAKINAVLTALATLLIQKTELIVSANEKDLSRMDKAAPNYDRLLLNEARIEAIAADLQNVAALPSPLNKVRAERTQPNGLQLKKLSVPLGVVGVIYEARPNVTIDVFSLCFKTGNVCILKGGSDASFSNEVLMALIHETLDEHGIDRSAALLLPPDRSAATALMEAAGYVDVLIPRGSQGLINHVRSHSKVPVIETGAGIVHTYFDATGDIEKGKAIIANAKTRRVSVCNALDCLLVHENRLAELPSLLAPLAEKNVRLFADEAAFEALKDHYPAQLLSPAEPTHFGTEFLSLQMAVKIVTGLDEALDHIAALSSKHSEAIISEDRINQERFQQEVDAAAVYVNASTAFTDGAQFGLGAEIGISTQKLHARGPMGLEELTSYKWLVKGDGQTRP, encoded by the coding sequence ATGGACCACAATGCCAATTTTATAAAAGCACGCCAGGCCGCAAGAAAACTAGTGGTGCTGGAGGAAGCAAAGATCAACGCTGTATTAACCGCCCTCGCCACCCTGCTTATCCAAAAAACGGAACTGATCGTCAGCGCCAATGAAAAGGACTTGTCCAGGATGGATAAAGCAGCACCGAATTATGACCGCCTTTTGTTGAATGAAGCCCGTATTGAGGCTATAGCGGCTGATCTTCAAAACGTAGCCGCGCTCCCCTCCCCGCTCAACAAAGTACGCGCAGAAAGAACGCAGCCCAATGGTTTGCAGTTGAAAAAACTAAGCGTTCCCCTCGGTGTGGTGGGCGTAATTTATGAAGCACGCCCAAATGTAACGATAGACGTGTTTTCCCTCTGTTTCAAAACAGGAAACGTTTGCATTCTGAAAGGCGGAAGTGATGCCTCTTTTTCCAATGAAGTACTCATGGCGCTGATCCATGAAACACTGGATGAACACGGCATCGACCGTTCCGCGGCGCTACTGCTGCCGCCCGACCGCAGCGCGGCCACCGCTTTGATGGAAGCCGCCGGGTATGTGGACGTACTGATTCCACGCGGCAGCCAGGGCCTCATCAACCATGTGCGTTCACACAGTAAAGTACCGGTGATCGAAACAGGCGCCGGTATTGTACATACCTACTTCGATGCAACGGGTGATATCGAAAAAGGAAAAGCCATTATTGCCAACGCCAAAACCAGAAGGGTAAGTGTTTGTAACGCCCTTGACTGTCTGTTGGTGCATGAAAACAGGCTGGCAGAACTTCCTTCCCTACTGGCACCTCTTGCTGAAAAGAACGTACGCCTTTTCGCGGACGAAGCGGCTTTTGAAGCATTGAAAGATCATTATCCGGCACAACTACTGTCTCCGGCGGAACCGACTCATTTCGGAACGGAATTTCTCTCTTTACAGATGGCGGTGAAAATCGTTACCGGCCTGGACGAAGCGCTGGACCATATTGCAGCCCTCAGCTCCAAACACAGTGAGGCCATCATTTCAGAAGACAGGATCAACCAAGAGCGGTTCCAACAGGAAGTGGACGCCGCCGCCGTATATGTGAACGCATCCACCGCATTCACCGATGGCGCACAATTCGGTCTGGGCGCGGAAATAGGCATCAGCACCCAAAAACTGCACGCCCGCGGGCCCATGGGACTGGAAGAACTCACCAGCTATAAGTGGCTGGTCAAAGGAGATGGCCAGACCCGTCCCTGA
- a CDS encoding DUF4339 domain-containing protein: MKTYFLHDGNIESGPYAREELKGKLERHTLIWKPGLKNWTPANQLDELKEMVAADTFGCAETVNKAPESSLHPPLNGTFRVAVFVLFLLITLCYVVKASV, encoded by the coding sequence ATGAAGACCTATTTTCTACATGATGGAAATATTGAATCAGGCCCCTACGCCCGGGAGGAATTGAAAGGTAAACTGGAACGGCATACGCTGATCTGGAAACCAGGCCTCAAAAACTGGACTCCCGCCAACCAACTGGATGAACTCAAAGAAATGGTTGCCGCCGATACATTTGGTTGTGCTGAAACCGTCAATAAAGCTCCTGAATCGTCGTTGCACCCACCTCTAAACGGCACTTTCCGTGTGGCCGTATTTGTACTGTTCCTGCTCATCACACTCTGTTACGTTGTGAAGGCTAGTGTATAA
- a CDS encoding DUF6596 domain-containing protein: MGYEKSDRQELNYRALYGKLFSGLLQLFGTMYVSEIEDAIQNALLKFLKIHQVNAPDNPENWLYIVARNDVLNQVKKQKAKCTLSGKQPEDTFSIVPETDLRLQTILFVAGLNTLSNQARIIFVLKNIFGLSIIEISDSTLLGQEAIYKSTNRTKKSIQLAFNGNSVDLNTKIVNQKAIAITEEILYAVFNIGFDSFSEKTESIVNEDVCLEAIALTKLLFTQYQYVSTSNLLALCCFHTARIPAKVEQGKLVPFFHQDRAKWNVDLVNLGFHYLKKPEKLDRFYLEAIIISRYMSVPYFTPHDWAGIVRLYEMMLTISGSPIVTLNYCFCLSKIGEIEKALTILSTIEKKLPDEHIYFSLVKANILQETNPSTADNLFRTVLGKMNQHIRKAHLLEHALIHL; encoded by the coding sequence ATGGGTTATGAAAAGTCTGATCGGCAAGAACTGAATTACAGGGCGCTGTATGGAAAGCTGTTTTCAGGATTGTTGCAGTTGTTTGGTACCATGTATGTTTCCGAAATTGAAGATGCGATTCAAAATGCGTTGCTGAAATTTCTGAAAATTCATCAGGTAAATGCACCGGACAATCCCGAAAACTGGCTTTACATAGTGGCCCGGAACGATGTATTGAACCAGGTTAAAAAACAGAAAGCAAAGTGCACGCTTTCCGGAAAACAGCCTGAAGATACCTTCTCCATCGTCCCTGAGACGGACCTGAGGCTTCAGACCATCCTCTTTGTAGCCGGACTGAATACGCTTTCTAACCAGGCCAGGATCATTTTTGTGCTGAAAAATATATTCGGGTTAAGCATTATTGAAATCAGCGACAGTACTTTATTGGGTCAGGAAGCGATTTACAAAAGTACCAACCGCACAAAAAAGAGCATTCAGCTTGCATTCAATGGTAATTCCGTAGATCTGAACACCAAAATAGTCAACCAGAAAGCTATTGCAATCACGGAAGAAATATTGTATGCCGTTTTTAATATCGGCTTTGATTCTTTCAGTGAAAAAACGGAAAGTATTGTGAACGAAGATGTATGCCTGGAGGCGATTGCTTTAACGAAACTGCTGTTCACTCAATACCAATATGTATCCACCAGTAATTTGCTGGCGCTGTGCTGTTTTCATACCGCGAGAATTCCCGCTAAAGTGGAGCAGGGTAAACTTGTCCCTTTCTTTCACCAGGACCGCGCAAAGTGGAACGTCGACCTGGTGAACCTGGGATTTCACTACCTCAAAAAACCAGAAAAACTGGACCGGTTTTACCTGGAAGCAATTATTATAAGCAGGTATATGTCTGTGCCTTATTTCACCCCACATGACTGGGCCGGAATTGTAAGGCTCTATGAAATGATGTTGACCATTTCCGGCTCACCTATTGTAACACTTAACTATTGCTTTTGCCTGAGTAAGATAGGTGAAATTGAAAAGGCGCTGACAATCCTTTCCACCATTGAAAAAAAACTACCCGATGAGCACATCTATTTTTCATTGGTGAAAGCGAACATCCTTCAAGAAACCAACCCTTCAACAGCCGATAATTTGTTCAGGACAGTACTTGGTAAAATGAACCAGCATATAAGGAAAGCACACCTGCTTGAGCATGCGCTTATCCATTTATAA
- a CDS encoding glycoside hydrolase family 43 protein, with the protein MKGILFCSLILLATQGSIQAQSTDTIRAGNPVFKGWYADPEGMIFGRKYWIYPTYSDAYEKQVHFDAFSSDDLTNWTKHPAILDTAAVKWAKKAMWAPAMVKKGKKYYFFFSANDVHPGEVGGIGIAVGKSPKGPFKDYLGKPLINEVVNGAQPIDQFVFQDKDGAYYIIYGGWGHCNIARLTPDFKGFIPWPDGSTFREITPKGYVEGPVMFIRNQKYYFMWSEGGWTGPDYRVAYAIADSPFGPFQRIGTVLQQDPAVARGAGHHSVINVPGTNKWYIVYHRRPLEETHANHRVTCIEEMKFNEDGTIEPVKISFEGVLPMKIK; encoded by the coding sequence ATGAAAGGCATACTCTTCTGCTCCTTAATACTGCTTGCCACACAGGGCTCCATTCAGGCACAGTCCACGGATACCATCCGTGCCGGCAATCCCGTTTTCAAAGGCTGGTACGCTGATCCCGAAGGCATGATTTTCGGCCGCAAATACTGGATTTATCCCACTTATTCCGATGCTTACGAAAAGCAGGTTCACTTTGATGCTTTTTCCTCCGACGATCTCACCAATTGGACAAAACACCCCGCCATCCTGGATACGGCTGCCGTAAAATGGGCGAAAAAAGCCATGTGGGCACCCGCAATGGTGAAAAAGGGCAAAAAGTACTACTTCTTCTTTAGCGCCAACGACGTGCACCCGGGAGAAGTAGGTGGCATTGGAATAGCTGTGGGCAAAAGTCCGAAGGGGCCATTCAAAGACTATCTCGGGAAACCACTCATCAACGAAGTAGTGAACGGCGCCCAACCTATTGACCAATTCGTATTCCAGGACAAGGACGGTGCATACTATATTATTTACGGTGGCTGGGGCCACTGTAACATTGCCAGGTTAACACCCGATTTCAAAGGATTCATCCCCTGGCCCGACGGCAGCACGTTCCGGGAAATCACACCCAAAGGCTATGTGGAAGGACCGGTGATGTTTATACGTAATCAGAAGTATTATTTTATGTGGTCGGAAGGTGGCTGGACCGGGCCAGACTATAGAGTAGCTTACGCAATAGCGGATTCCCCTTTCGGGCCTTTCCAACGCATCGGCACCGTATTGCAACAGGATCCCGCCGTTGCCAGAGGCGCAGGGCACCATTCGGTGATCAATGTGCCGGGAACAAACAAATGGTATATCGTTTACCACCGGAGGCCGCTGGAAGAAACACATGCCAACCACCGGGTTACCTGCATAGAAGAAATGAAGTTCAATGAAGACGGCACAATTGAGCCGGTGAAGATCAGTTTTGAAGGCGTTCTGCCCATGAAAATCAAATAA
- a CDS encoding MBL fold metallo-hydrolase, with amino-acid sequence MSLSITSLNSGSNGNCYYIGNEQDAILVDAGISCRETERRMNRLGLNMNRIRAVFISHEHSDHIRGLEMLVKKYGFPVYITKGTLSGSALKLEASSIRHFSANQPVTIGQLRVIPFPKLHDAAEPHSFCIQCNGIVVGVFTDIGFPCANVIHHFRQCHAVFLETNYDEEMLENGRYPYHLKRRIKGGNGHLSNKQALELFTKERPTFMSHVFLSHLSRDNNDPEQALQLFKQHAGATEIVLASRFEETPLFHIGNVSIPSKPIQLPLFL; translated from the coding sequence ATGAGTCTTTCCATTACTTCCCTCAACTCCGGCAGCAACGGAAATTGTTATTATATCGGCAATGAACAAGATGCTATTCTTGTAGATGCCGGTATTTCCTGCAGGGAAACGGAAAGAAGGATGAACAGGCTGGGGTTGAATATGAACCGGATTAGGGCCGTTTTTATTTCACACGAACATTCCGACCATATCCGGGGGCTCGAAATGCTCGTGAAAAAATATGGTTTCCCGGTTTACATCACGAAGGGCACGCTTTCCGGAAGTGCGCTTAAACTGGAAGCCAGTTCCATAAGGCATTTCAGCGCCAACCAACCTGTTACGATCGGCCAGCTCCGGGTGATCCCGTTCCCGAAACTGCACGATGCGGCAGAACCACACAGTTTCTGCATTCAATGCAATGGAATAGTGGTGGGCGTATTCACCGATATCGGGTTTCCCTGTGCCAATGTAATCCACCATTTCCGACAATGCCACGCCGTGTTCCTCGAAACCAATTATGATGAGGAGATGCTGGAAAATGGCCGTTATCCTTACCACCTGAAGCGCAGGATAAAGGGCGGCAACGGACATTTGTCCAACAAACAGGCGCTGGAACTTTTTACAAAGGAAAGACCGACTTTTATGAGCCATGTTTTTCTCTCCCACCTCAGCAGGGACAACAACGACCCGGAACAGGCATTGCAACTGTTCAAACAACATGCGGGCGCTACCGAAATCGTACTGGCGTCAAGATTTGAGGAAACGCCGCTGTTTCATATCGGCAATGTATCCATCCCCTCCAAACCCATTCAGTTACCACTGTTTCTCTAA
- the proB gene encoding glutamate 5-kinase, which produces MMKPGYRKIVVKIGSNVLAGKDGFMDLPRIEHLSAQLAQLKARGLEVILVSSGAVASGRSMISVPEKKDAISARQLLASVGQVKLINTYSRFFETHDIVCAQVLVTREDFRDRKHYLNMKNCFEVLLQHKVIPIVNENDVVSVTELMFTDNDELAGLVATMLNADALIILSNVDGVYNGDPKMPGTEVIREIKVTDTNFASFVSPGKSQFGRGGMITKTAMAQKVARLGIPVHIANGTTENVLQKIMDNAIVHTQFIPARTASGAKKWIATSGNAATGAVRINEGARQALVSGTQAASLLPVGIIAIEETFQKGDIIRLIDEHDQLIGWGIAQYGAEKARERMGERNQKPLVHYDYFYAAV; this is translated from the coding sequence ATGATGAAACCCGGTTACAGGAAGATTGTAGTTAAGATAGGCTCTAACGTGCTTGCAGGTAAGGATGGATTTATGGACCTGCCGCGCATTGAGCACCTTAGCGCCCAGCTTGCGCAATTAAAGGCACGTGGGCTTGAAGTGATCCTGGTTTCCTCCGGCGCTGTGGCATCCGGGAGAAGTATGATTTCCGTTCCGGAGAAAAAAGATGCCATTTCCGCCCGTCAGTTGCTGGCTTCGGTTGGCCAGGTAAAACTGATCAATACCTATTCCCGTTTTTTTGAAACACATGATATCGTTTGCGCGCAGGTGCTGGTTACGAGGGAAGATTTCCGTGACCGGAAGCATTACCTGAACATGAAGAACTGTTTCGAGGTATTGCTGCAGCACAAGGTGATTCCCATTGTGAACGAGAACGATGTGGTGTCCGTTACGGAACTGATGTTTACCGATAACGATGAACTCGCGGGATTGGTGGCTACAATGCTGAACGCGGACGCGCTGATCATTCTTTCCAATGTGGATGGCGTCTACAACGGGGATCCTAAGATGCCGGGCACCGAAGTAATCCGGGAAATCAAAGTAACGGATACCAACTTCGCCAGCTTCGTTTCCCCGGGAAAATCTCAGTTTGGTCGCGGCGGAATGATCACCAAAACAGCGATGGCGCAAAAAGTGGCCCGCCTGGGCATACCGGTACACATCGCGAATGGCACCACAGAAAATGTACTGCAAAAGATCATGGACAACGCTATCGTACATACGCAGTTCATTCCTGCAAGAACCGCTTCCGGCGCCAAGAAATGGATCGCCACTTCCGGGAACGCGGCCACAGGCGCCGTCAGGATAAATGAAGGCGCACGCCAGGCCCTGGTTTCAGGAACACAGGCGGCCAGCTTACTGCCTGTGGGCATCATAGCCATAGAAGAAACTTTTCAGAAAGGCGACATCATCCGGCTGATCGATGAGCACGATCAACTGATCGGCTGGGGCATCGCCCAGTATGGCGCCGAGAAGGCCAGGGAACGTATGGGAGAACGCAACCAGAAGCCACTGGTGCATTACGATTATTTTTACGCCGCCGTTTAA
- a CDS encoding aminopeptidase P family protein, translating to MHFKLFAKEIYQNRRSALAKAVKGLIVLCGNEETGMNYRDNWYPFRQDSSFLYYFGLDVAGLNAIIDTETGEEVIFGNDAGIDDIIWTGPLPSVGEMAEAVGVKRTAPAKEAGAYIQQALKKGQKVHILPPYRFANRLRLAEWLNLTAKEVDGIVSEELIRAVVQQRSIKSAEEIKEIEEAVTISAEMHLTAMRYAGTGMKEYEVAAKVQETAFAHGSRLAYPIILTVEGQTLHNHYYGNTLKPGNMVLVDAGAENAMHYAGDLTRTFPAGKLFSSRQREVYQAVLDALEHAAALLKPGIPFLDVHNKACEKLVEGLVAIGLMKGDPAEAVAAGAHTLFFQCGLGHMMGLDVHDMEDLGEQYVGYNDSLKKSTAFGWKSLRLGKPLEEGFVLTVEPGVYCIPELIDRWKAENKLEVFINYNVVNEYRDFTGIRIEDNYLITSNGSKRLGKYCPKTIAEVEAIRE from the coding sequence ATGCATTTCAAATTGTTTGCGAAAGAGATTTACCAGAACAGGAGGAGCGCGTTGGCGAAAGCGGTTAAAGGACTGATCGTATTGTGCGGGAATGAAGAAACGGGGATGAATTACAGGGATAACTGGTATCCGTTCAGGCAAGACAGTAGCTTTTTGTATTATTTCGGACTTGACGTGGCAGGGCTTAACGCCATCATTGATACGGAAACGGGGGAAGAAGTGATTTTCGGAAATGATGCCGGGATAGATGATATCATCTGGACAGGACCGCTTCCCAGTGTGGGAGAAATGGCGGAAGCGGTGGGCGTGAAGCGTACTGCTCCCGCGAAAGAGGCGGGTGCATATATTCAGCAGGCGCTGAAGAAAGGGCAGAAGGTGCATATACTGCCGCCATACAGGTTCGCCAACCGGTTAAGGCTGGCGGAGTGGCTGAATTTAACCGCTAAGGAAGTGGATGGTATTGTTTCGGAGGAATTGATCAGGGCGGTGGTACAACAACGAAGCATCAAATCTGCGGAAGAAATAAAAGAGATAGAAGAAGCCGTTACCATCAGCGCCGAAATGCACCTTACCGCGATGCGTTACGCCGGAACAGGAATGAAGGAATATGAAGTGGCCGCGAAAGTGCAGGAGACGGCTTTTGCCCATGGAAGCAGGTTGGCTTATCCGATCATCCTTACGGTTGAAGGACAAACACTGCATAACCATTATTACGGCAATACGCTGAAGCCCGGCAATATGGTGCTGGTGGATGCTGGCGCCGAAAACGCCATGCACTATGCCGGTGATCTTACCAGGACGTTTCCGGCGGGTAAATTATTCTCTTCCAGGCAACGGGAGGTATACCAGGCTGTTTTAGATGCGCTGGAACATGCCGCGGCGCTTCTTAAACCGGGCATTCCGTTTCTTGATGTGCACAACAAAGCGTGTGAAAAACTGGTAGAGGGGCTGGTTGCCATCGGACTGATGAAGGGTGATCCGGCGGAAGCCGTGGCCGCAGGGGCGCACACCTTGTTCTTTCAATGCGGGCTGGGGCATATGATGGGCCTGGATGTGCATGATATGGAAGACCTCGGCGAGCAATACGTTGGTTACAATGATAGTTTGAAGAAGAGCACCGCTTTCGGCTGGAAATCGTTAAGGTTGGGAAAACCACTGGAAGAAGGATTTGTGCTTACGGTTGAACCCGGTGTTTATTGCATTCCTGAACTCATCGACCGATGGAAAGCGGAAAACAAACTGGAAGTGTTTATCAACTACAATGTTGTGAATGAATACAGGGATTTTACAGGTATAAGGATAGAAGACAATTACCTGATCACTTCCAATGGATCCAAAAGATTGGGGAAATATTGCCCGAAAACGATAGCTGAAGTTGAGGCGATCCGGGAATAA